A stretch of the Salminus brasiliensis chromosome 19, fSalBra1.hap2, whole genome shotgun sequence genome encodes the following:
- the LOC140540910 gene encoding SLAIN motif-containing protein-like isoform X2, with protein MVVPDSGNAVQQADNGSSSGLMASAEPGFEAEQDMAGVELEEVRKLQELVRRLEVQNQSLRNRGSKHHLRGTNSNHPAGSNINERTLCEGVTNSSVRPEDGGSLTGRDFELSPPPHSSSSEDMSPLPEAVRLEGEEEEQGQRAAFLSLPCGAGPEQSQEHSQASPSPDSYDSETLGGSDPGMDQSALDEVDVLDLEDCVETEDEDSWLYVSPKKQVLVAPGPESPLKWCRKVLDHPSPETEVACRTLISRLDQTSRWRNMYCSPSQSSAGSSAEAGSSGAPLLSPGYHKSTNKSLLTCGSSGYMGMQSALSSQSSIDSELSTSDDSISMGYKLQDLTDVQIMARLQEESLRQDYASSSASASRRSSTASLQSLRRGTHSDQEFDSYSLEDGEDECSSLPQRLHRYSPSPRASPRCLSPSTLAEYSRLAAPRTRTPRRCQGPGAELFKFAKSEEELRHSMPNLAPRTSLRSLEAVRNSRSMEANLQSSGNRMSRLPQSPTGVSSSRMRGNGQSPLSLRAPMKALSPVGSMAAARQSAKGLPGAQGGNATGLRRVQSPGPSNGGAYSACRTASMGPKQTPGRGMAPGTPSSRGRLAQTPRRSLGMTKTCGPMADDSWKDGCY; from the exons ATGGTGGTTCCGGACAGCGGGAATGCGGTCCAGCAAGCAGACAATGGCAGTAGCAGTGGGCTTATGGCGAGCGCAGAACCAGGATTCGAGGCAGAGCAGGACATGGCTGGGGTGGAACTAGAGGAGGTGCGCAAGCTGCAGGAACTCGTGCGCCGGCTTGAGGTCCAGAACCAAAGCTTGCGTAACAGAGGAAGCAAACATCATCTCAGGGGCACCaacagcaaccacccagcaggCAGCAACATTAATGAAAGGACACTGTGTGAAGGGGTCACAAACTCTTCTGTCAGACCCGAGGATGGTGGCAGCCTCACAGGCAGAGACTTTGAGCTGTCCCCGCCTCCGCACAGCAGTAGCAGTGAAGATATGTCTCCACTACCCGAAGCAGTAAGGCTGGAAGGTGAAGAGGAGGAGCAAGGGCAGCGTGCAGCATTCTTGAGTCTTCCATGTGGCGCAGGGCCAGAGCAATCGCAAGAACACTCTCAGGCTAGTCCTTCTCCTGATAGCTATGATTCAGAGACGCTTGGTGGGAGCGATCCAGGCATGGACCAGTCCGCTCTGGACGAGGTTGACGTGCTTGACTTGGAGGACTGTGTTGAGACTGAAGACGAAGACAGCTg GTTGTATGTGTCCCCAAAGAAGCAGGTGCTGGTGGCTCCAGGCCCGGAGTCTCCACTCAAATGGTGCAGGAAGGTGCTGGATCACCCAAGTCCAGAGACTGAGGTGGCCTGCAGGACACTCATCAGCCGTCTGGACCAAA CCTCAAGGTGGAGGAACATGTACTGCAGCCCGTCTCAGAGCTCGGCAGGCTCATCAGCTGAGGCTGGTTCCTCGGGCGCCCCGCTGCTTTCTCCTGGGTACCACAAATCAACTAACAAATCCCTACTAACCTGTGGCAGCTCAG GTTACATGGGCATGCAGTCTGCACTGAGCTCCCAGTCCTCCATTGACAGTGAGCTGAGCACATCAGATGACTCCATCTCCATGGGCTACAAACTGCAGGACTTGACCGACGTGCAGATAATGGCCCGGTTGCaagaagaga GTTTGAGGCAGGACTACGCTTCCAGCTCTGCATCAGCCTCCCGTCGGAGTTCCACGGCCTCCCTGCAGTCCCTGAGACGGGGCACCCACAGCGATCAGGAGTTTGACTCCTACAGCCTAGAGGACGGCGAGGACGAGTGCTCATCTCTGCCCCAGCGCCTCCATCGCTACTCCCCTTCACCTCGCGCCTCGCCCCGCTGCCTGTCCCCCAGCACGCTTGCAGAATACAGTCGCCTGGCTGCACCTCGCACTCGCACACCCAGGCGCTGCCAAGGGCCCGGGGCAGAACTCTTCAAGTTCGCCAAGAGTGAGG AGGAGTTAAGGCACAGCATGCCTAACTTGGCCCCGCGCACCAGCCTTCGCTCCTTGGAGGCAGTCAGAAACAGCCGCAGCATGGAGGCTAACCTGCAGAGTTCAGGCAACCGCATGTCCCGTCTGCCCCAGTCCCCCACAG GGGTATCCTCTAGCCGAATGAGAGGCAACGGCCAGTCACCCCTCTCATTACGGGCTCCTATGAAAGCTCTCAGCCCTGTGGGCTCCATGGCTGCAGCGCGACAGTCTGCAAAAGGGCTCCCTGGGGCTCAGGGAGGTAATGCGACAGGGTTGCGGAGAGTACAGTCACCAGGGCCTTCTAATGGAGGGGCTTACTCAGCATGCAGGACTGCTTCCATGGGACCTAAGCAAACTCCAGGCAGAGGAATGGCGCCTGGAACACCTTCCTCCAGAGGCAGGCTTGCCCAGACACCCAGGAG GTCTCTGGGAATGACAAAGACGTGTGGCCCGATGGCAGACGATTCCTGGAAGGATGGCTGTTACTGA
- the LOC140540910 gene encoding SLAIN motif-containing protein-like isoform X1 translates to MVVPDSGNAVQQADNGSSSGLMASAEPGFEAEQDMAGVELEEVRKLQELVRRLEVQNQSLRNRGSKHHLRGTNSNHPAGSNINERTLCEGVTNSSVRPEDGGSLTGRDFELSPPPHSSSSEDMSPLPEAVRLEGEEEEQGQRAAFLSLPCGAGPEQSQEHSQASPSPDSYDSETLGGSDPGMDQSALDEVDVLDLEDCVETEDEDSWLYVSPKKQVLVAPGPESPLKWCRKVLDHPSPETEVACRTLISRLDQTSRWRNMYCSPSQSSAGSSAEAGSSGAPLLSPGYHKSTNKSLLTCGSSGYMGMQSALSSQSSIDSELSTSDDSISMGYKLQDLTDVQIMARLQEESLRQDYASSSASASRRSSTASLQSLRRGTHSDQEFDSYSLEDGEDECSSLPQRLHRYSPSPRASPRCLSPSTLAEYSRLAAPRTRTPRRCQGPGAELFKFAKSEEELRHSMPNLAPRTSLRSLEAVRNSRSMEANLQSSGNRMSRLPQSPTGVSSSRMRGNGQSPLSLRAPMKALSPVGSMAAARQSAKGLPGAQGGNATGLRRVQSPGPSNGGAYSACRTASMGPKQTPGRGMAPGTPSSRGRLAQTPRSRSLGMTKTCGPMADDSWKDGCY, encoded by the exons ATGGTGGTTCCGGACAGCGGGAATGCGGTCCAGCAAGCAGACAATGGCAGTAGCAGTGGGCTTATGGCGAGCGCAGAACCAGGATTCGAGGCAGAGCAGGACATGGCTGGGGTGGAACTAGAGGAGGTGCGCAAGCTGCAGGAACTCGTGCGCCGGCTTGAGGTCCAGAACCAAAGCTTGCGTAACAGAGGAAGCAAACATCATCTCAGGGGCACCaacagcaaccacccagcaggCAGCAACATTAATGAAAGGACACTGTGTGAAGGGGTCACAAACTCTTCTGTCAGACCCGAGGATGGTGGCAGCCTCACAGGCAGAGACTTTGAGCTGTCCCCGCCTCCGCACAGCAGTAGCAGTGAAGATATGTCTCCACTACCCGAAGCAGTAAGGCTGGAAGGTGAAGAGGAGGAGCAAGGGCAGCGTGCAGCATTCTTGAGTCTTCCATGTGGCGCAGGGCCAGAGCAATCGCAAGAACACTCTCAGGCTAGTCCTTCTCCTGATAGCTATGATTCAGAGACGCTTGGTGGGAGCGATCCAGGCATGGACCAGTCCGCTCTGGACGAGGTTGACGTGCTTGACTTGGAGGACTGTGTTGAGACTGAAGACGAAGACAGCTg GTTGTATGTGTCCCCAAAGAAGCAGGTGCTGGTGGCTCCAGGCCCGGAGTCTCCACTCAAATGGTGCAGGAAGGTGCTGGATCACCCAAGTCCAGAGACTGAGGTGGCCTGCAGGACACTCATCAGCCGTCTGGACCAAA CCTCAAGGTGGAGGAACATGTACTGCAGCCCGTCTCAGAGCTCGGCAGGCTCATCAGCTGAGGCTGGTTCCTCGGGCGCCCCGCTGCTTTCTCCTGGGTACCACAAATCAACTAACAAATCCCTACTAACCTGTGGCAGCTCAG GTTACATGGGCATGCAGTCTGCACTGAGCTCCCAGTCCTCCATTGACAGTGAGCTGAGCACATCAGATGACTCCATCTCCATGGGCTACAAACTGCAGGACTTGACCGACGTGCAGATAATGGCCCGGTTGCaagaagaga GTTTGAGGCAGGACTACGCTTCCAGCTCTGCATCAGCCTCCCGTCGGAGTTCCACGGCCTCCCTGCAGTCCCTGAGACGGGGCACCCACAGCGATCAGGAGTTTGACTCCTACAGCCTAGAGGACGGCGAGGACGAGTGCTCATCTCTGCCCCAGCGCCTCCATCGCTACTCCCCTTCACCTCGCGCCTCGCCCCGCTGCCTGTCCCCCAGCACGCTTGCAGAATACAGTCGCCTGGCTGCACCTCGCACTCGCACACCCAGGCGCTGCCAAGGGCCCGGGGCAGAACTCTTCAAGTTCGCCAAGAGTGAGG AGGAGTTAAGGCACAGCATGCCTAACTTGGCCCCGCGCACCAGCCTTCGCTCCTTGGAGGCAGTCAGAAACAGCCGCAGCATGGAGGCTAACCTGCAGAGTTCAGGCAACCGCATGTCCCGTCTGCCCCAGTCCCCCACAG GGGTATCCTCTAGCCGAATGAGAGGCAACGGCCAGTCACCCCTCTCATTACGGGCTCCTATGAAAGCTCTCAGCCCTGTGGGCTCCATGGCTGCAGCGCGACAGTCTGCAAAAGGGCTCCCTGGGGCTCAGGGAGGTAATGCGACAGGGTTGCGGAGAGTACAGTCACCAGGGCCTTCTAATGGAGGGGCTTACTCAGCATGCAGGACTGCTTCCATGGGACCTAAGCAAACTCCAGGCAGAGGAATGGCGCCTGGAACACCTTCCTCCAGAGGCAGGCTTGCCCAGACACCCAGGAG CAGGTCTCTGGGAATGACAAAGACGTGTGGCCCGATGGCAGACGATTCCTGGAAGGATGGCTGTTACTGA
- the znf711 gene encoding zinc finger protein 711 isoform X2, producing MDQGGGVLELHSQDLKMPHTMIMQDFVAGMGGMAHIDGEHIVVSVPEAVLVSDVVTDEGILLEHGLEAEVVEGPDIGHEDVITTEGVIMSESILGSEVAMEEALDAEHHVLTADLIEETVPDQVFVADLMSGHEGSPLDHELVSEEVMVTDTEAVIQAHETMPSSVTLKNDEDDDDDDEDGKSTSEDYLMISLDDVGEKLDIGDTPLKISADVVQDDDGSKEDEFGSEVIKVYIFKAEDEDVEIGGTEVVAESDFPNGHAVLEPASTGRMPREKMVYMAVKDTSQGDEDINIDEMTDQVYMEVIVGEDEAPVIQEAQLEDTPCNKNFVPVAWAAAYGNNLETRLESKNGAATPYLQITDNISTSRALKQKIKKKRKGETRQCQTAVIIGPDGQPLTVYPCHICGKKFKSRGFLKRHMKNHPDHMFKKKYQCTDCDFTTNKKVSFHNHLESHKLIIKNEKIPEYTEYTRHYREASPLSPNKLILRDKEPKLHKCKYCEYETAEQGLLNRHLLAVHSKNFAHVCVECAKGFRHPSELKKHMRTHTGEKPYHCQHCDFRCADQSNLKTHIKSKHGTDLPFKCGHCPQAFADDKELQRHMDIFQGHKTHQCPHCDHKSTNSSDLKRHIISVHTKDFPHKCDVCEKGFHRPSELKKHSESHKGNKVHQCRHCDFKISDPFTLSRHILSVHTKDLPFKCKRCKRGFRHQTELKKHMKTHSGRKVYQCQYCEYNTADASGFKRHVISIHTKDYPHRCDYCKKGFRRPSEKNQHIMRHHKETLM from the exons ATGGATCAAGGAGGAGGGGTCTTGGAGCTTCACTCCCAGGACTTGAAAATGCCCCATACAATGATAATGCAAGACTTTG TTGCGGGGATGGGCGGCATGGCACACATAGATGGTGAGCACATTGTGGTGTCTGTCCCTGAGGCGGTTTTGGTATCAGATGTGGTGACCGATGAGGGCATCCTGCTGGAGCACGGCCTGGAGGCTGAGGTGGTGGAAGGCCCCGACATCGGCCATGAAGACGTTATCACCACAGAGGGCGTAATCATGTCTGAGTCCATTCTGGGGTCCGAGGTAgccatggaggaggctctggaTGCAGAACACCACGTCCTCACCGCTGACCTGATTGAGGAGACTGTACCTGACCAGGTTTTTGTGGCCGACCTTATGTCCGGACATGAGGGCAGTCCTCTGGACCACGAGCTTGTGTCAGAGGAGGTGATGGTCACAGACACGGAGGCCGTCATACAGGCTCACGAGACCATGCCTTCCAGTGTTACCCTTAAGAACGATGaagatgatgacgatgatgatgaagatggcaAGAGCACCTCAGAAGACTACCTCATGATCTCAT TGGATGATGTTGGGGAAAAGTTGGATATTGGTGACACACCTTTAAAGATCAGTGCAGATGTGGTTCAGGATGATGATGGATCCAAGGAGGATGAATTTGGCTCTGAGGTCATCAAAGTGTACATCTTTAAagcagaagatgaagatgtcgAAATAG GTGGAACAGAGGTGGTTGCCGAGAGTGATTTTCCCAATGGGCACGCAGTTTTGGAGCCAGCAAGCACGGGTCGAATGCCCAGAGAGAAGATGGTCTACATGGCAGTGAAGGACACCAGCCAAGGAGATGAGGACATCA ATATTGACGAGATGACTGACCAGGTGTATATGGAAGTAATTGTTGGGGAAGATGAAGCTCCTGTCATTCAGGAAGCACAGTTGGAGGACACACCATGTAATAAGAACTTTGTTCCTGTGGCATGGGCTGCTGCTTATG GTAACAATCTGGAGACTCGGTTGGAGAGTAAGAATGGTGCAGCCACTCCCTACCTGCAGATCACCGACAACATCAGTACAAGCCGAGCTCTCaaacaaaaaatcaaaaagaagaggaagggagagacACGTCAGTGTCAGACTG CTGTAATTATCGGCCCAGATGGCCAGCCACTGACAGTCTACCCATGCCACATTTGTGGAAAGAAGTTCAAGTCACGGGGATTTCTAAAGCGTCACATGAAGAACCACCCGGACCACATGTTCAAGAAGAAGTACCAGTGCACAGACTGTGACTTCACCACCAACAAGAAAGTTAGTTTCCACAACCACCTGGAGAGCCACAAGCTCATCATCAAGAATGAGAAGATCCCTGAGTACACGGAGTACACGCGGCACTACCGTGAGGCTAGTCCCCTCAGCCCCAACAAGCTTATCCTGCGCGACAAGGAGCCCAAACTTCACAAGTGCAAATACTGTGAGTACGAGACAGCTGAGCAGGGTCTGCTCAATCGGCACTTGTTGGCTGTGCACAGCAAGAACTTTgcccatgtgtgtgtggagtgtgcaAAGGGCTTCCGCCACCCGTCCGAGCTCAAGAAGCACATGAGGACGCACACAGGTGAGAAGCCCTACCACTGCCAGCACTGCGACTTCCGCTGCGCTGACCAGTCAAACCTAAAGACTCACATAAAGAGCAAACACGGCACCGACTTGCCGTTTAAGTGCGGCCACTGCCCGCAGGCTTTCGCAGACGACAAGGAACTGCAGAGGCACATGGACATCTTCCAGGGCCACAAGACTCACCAGTGCCCACACTGCGACCACAAAAGCACCAACTCCAGCGACCTGAAGCGGCACATCATCTCTGTGCACACCAAGGACTTCCCGCACAAGTGCGACGTGTGCGAGAAAGGCTTTCACAGGCCTTCGGAACTCAAGAAACACTCTGAGAGTCACAAGGGAAACAAGGTGCACCAGTGCCGGCACTGTGACTTTAAAATCTCGGACCCTTTTACGCTGAGCCGGCACATCCTTTCTGTTCACACCAAGGACCTGCCCTTTAAGTGCAAACGCTGCAAGCGTGGCTTCAGGCATCAGACCGAACTCAAGAAACACATGAAAACGCACAGTGGCCGCAAAGTCTACCAGTGCCAGTACTGTGAGTATAACACGGCGGACGCTTCGGGTTTCAAACGCCACGTCATATCTATTCACACTAAGGACTATCCGCACAGATGCGACTACTGCAAGAAGGGTTTCAGACGGCCCTCAGAAAAGAACCAGCACATAATGCGGCATCACAAAGAGACACTGATGTAA
- the znf711 gene encoding zinc finger protein 711 isoform X1, which yields MDQGGGVLELHSQDLKMPHTMIMQDFVAGMGGMAHIDGEHIVVSVPEAVLVSDVVTDEGILLEHGLEAEVVEGPDIGHEDVITTEGVIMSESILGSEVAMEEALDAEHHVLTADLIEETVPDQVFVADLMSGHEGSPLDHELVSEEVMVTDTEAVIQAHETMPSSVTLKNDEDDDDDDEDGKSTSEDYLMISLDDVGEKLDIGDTPLKISADVVQDDDGSKEDEFGSEVIKVYIFKAEDEDVEIGGTEVVAESDFPNGHAVLEPASTGRMPREKMVYMAVKDTSQGDEDISEFKRQQDIDEMTDQVYMEVIVGEDEAPVIQEAQLEDTPCNKNFVPVAWAAAYGNNLETRLESKNGAATPYLQITDNISTSRALKQKIKKKRKGETRQCQTAVIIGPDGQPLTVYPCHICGKKFKSRGFLKRHMKNHPDHMFKKKYQCTDCDFTTNKKVSFHNHLESHKLIIKNEKIPEYTEYTRHYREASPLSPNKLILRDKEPKLHKCKYCEYETAEQGLLNRHLLAVHSKNFAHVCVECAKGFRHPSELKKHMRTHTGEKPYHCQHCDFRCADQSNLKTHIKSKHGTDLPFKCGHCPQAFADDKELQRHMDIFQGHKTHQCPHCDHKSTNSSDLKRHIISVHTKDFPHKCDVCEKGFHRPSELKKHSESHKGNKVHQCRHCDFKISDPFTLSRHILSVHTKDLPFKCKRCKRGFRHQTELKKHMKTHSGRKVYQCQYCEYNTADASGFKRHVISIHTKDYPHRCDYCKKGFRRPSEKNQHIMRHHKETLM from the exons ATGGATCAAGGAGGAGGGGTCTTGGAGCTTCACTCCCAGGACTTGAAAATGCCCCATACAATGATAATGCAAGACTTTG TTGCGGGGATGGGCGGCATGGCACACATAGATGGTGAGCACATTGTGGTGTCTGTCCCTGAGGCGGTTTTGGTATCAGATGTGGTGACCGATGAGGGCATCCTGCTGGAGCACGGCCTGGAGGCTGAGGTGGTGGAAGGCCCCGACATCGGCCATGAAGACGTTATCACCACAGAGGGCGTAATCATGTCTGAGTCCATTCTGGGGTCCGAGGTAgccatggaggaggctctggaTGCAGAACACCACGTCCTCACCGCTGACCTGATTGAGGAGACTGTACCTGACCAGGTTTTTGTGGCCGACCTTATGTCCGGACATGAGGGCAGTCCTCTGGACCACGAGCTTGTGTCAGAGGAGGTGATGGTCACAGACACGGAGGCCGTCATACAGGCTCACGAGACCATGCCTTCCAGTGTTACCCTTAAGAACGATGaagatgatgacgatgatgatgaagatggcaAGAGCACCTCAGAAGACTACCTCATGATCTCAT TGGATGATGTTGGGGAAAAGTTGGATATTGGTGACACACCTTTAAAGATCAGTGCAGATGTGGTTCAGGATGATGATGGATCCAAGGAGGATGAATTTGGCTCTGAGGTCATCAAAGTGTACATCTTTAAagcagaagatgaagatgtcgAAATAG GTGGAACAGAGGTGGTTGCCGAGAGTGATTTTCCCAATGGGCACGCAGTTTTGGAGCCAGCAAGCACGGGTCGAATGCCCAGAGAGAAGATGGTCTACATGGCAGTGAAGGACACCAGCCAAGGAGATGAGGACATCAGTGAGTTTAAGCGACAGCAGG ATATTGACGAGATGACTGACCAGGTGTATATGGAAGTAATTGTTGGGGAAGATGAAGCTCCTGTCATTCAGGAAGCACAGTTGGAGGACACACCATGTAATAAGAACTTTGTTCCTGTGGCATGGGCTGCTGCTTATG GTAACAATCTGGAGACTCGGTTGGAGAGTAAGAATGGTGCAGCCACTCCCTACCTGCAGATCACCGACAACATCAGTACAAGCCGAGCTCTCaaacaaaaaatcaaaaagaagaggaagggagagacACGTCAGTGTCAGACTG CTGTAATTATCGGCCCAGATGGCCAGCCACTGACAGTCTACCCATGCCACATTTGTGGAAAGAAGTTCAAGTCACGGGGATTTCTAAAGCGTCACATGAAGAACCACCCGGACCACATGTTCAAGAAGAAGTACCAGTGCACAGACTGTGACTTCACCACCAACAAGAAAGTTAGTTTCCACAACCACCTGGAGAGCCACAAGCTCATCATCAAGAATGAGAAGATCCCTGAGTACACGGAGTACACGCGGCACTACCGTGAGGCTAGTCCCCTCAGCCCCAACAAGCTTATCCTGCGCGACAAGGAGCCCAAACTTCACAAGTGCAAATACTGTGAGTACGAGACAGCTGAGCAGGGTCTGCTCAATCGGCACTTGTTGGCTGTGCACAGCAAGAACTTTgcccatgtgtgtgtggagtgtgcaAAGGGCTTCCGCCACCCGTCCGAGCTCAAGAAGCACATGAGGACGCACACAGGTGAGAAGCCCTACCACTGCCAGCACTGCGACTTCCGCTGCGCTGACCAGTCAAACCTAAAGACTCACATAAAGAGCAAACACGGCACCGACTTGCCGTTTAAGTGCGGCCACTGCCCGCAGGCTTTCGCAGACGACAAGGAACTGCAGAGGCACATGGACATCTTCCAGGGCCACAAGACTCACCAGTGCCCACACTGCGACCACAAAAGCACCAACTCCAGCGACCTGAAGCGGCACATCATCTCTGTGCACACCAAGGACTTCCCGCACAAGTGCGACGTGTGCGAGAAAGGCTTTCACAGGCCTTCGGAACTCAAGAAACACTCTGAGAGTCACAAGGGAAACAAGGTGCACCAGTGCCGGCACTGTGACTTTAAAATCTCGGACCCTTTTACGCTGAGCCGGCACATCCTTTCTGTTCACACCAAGGACCTGCCCTTTAAGTGCAAACGCTGCAAGCGTGGCTTCAGGCATCAGACCGAACTCAAGAAACACATGAAAACGCACAGTGGCCGCAAAGTCTACCAGTGCCAGTACTGTGAGTATAACACGGCGGACGCTTCGGGTTTCAAACGCCACGTCATATCTATTCACACTAAGGACTATCCGCACAGATGCGACTACTGCAAGAAGGGTTTCAGACGGCCCTCAGAAAAGAACCAGCACATAATGCGGCATCACAAAGAGACACTGATGTAA